Proteins from a genomic interval of Methanothrix sp.:
- a CDS encoding peroxiredoxin, whose amino-acid sequence MSCTNEIDFGMPLLGDRLPRMEVRTTHGPMTLPDDLAGKWFVLFSHPADFTPVCTTEFIAFQKRREDFKKLNCELVGLSVDQVFSHMKWTEWIREKMGVEIKFPIIADTGEVADLLGMIHPGKGSNTVRAVFIMDPSGIIRLILYYPQEVGRNIDEILRVVEALQVVDKNKVATPANWPNNELIGDEVIIPPPADEKTAKERLKMYDCYDWWFCHKKISR is encoded by the coding sequence ATGAGCTGCACAAATGAGATTGATTTTGGGATGCCTCTCCTCGGGGACAGGCTTCCGAGAATGGAGGTTAGGACCACACACGGTCCGATGACTCTGCCGGATGATCTCGCAGGCAAGTGGTTTGTTCTCTTCAGCCATCCTGCCGACTTCACGCCTGTATGCACAACAGAGTTCATAGCGTTCCAGAAGCGCCGGGAGGACTTCAAGAAGCTCAACTGCGAGCTCGTGGGCCTCTCAGTCGATCAGGTCTTCTCACACATGAAGTGGACGGAGTGGATCAGAGAGAAGATGGGGGTTGAGATAAAGTTCCCGATCATAGCGGACACGGGAGAGGTCGCTGATCTGCTCGGCATGATACATCCGGGGAAGGGGTCAAACACTGTGAGGGCTGTGTTCATAATGGACCCGAGCGGGATAATACGGCTGATACTGTACTACCCACAGGAGGTCGGGAGAAACATAGACGAGATCCTCAGGGTCGTTGAGGCTCTCCAGGTTGTGGACAAGAACAAGGTGGCAACGCCGGCGAACTGGCCGAACAACGAGCTCATAGGAGATGAGGTCATCATACCACCACCTGCAGACGAGAAGACTGCGAAGGAAAGGCTCAAGATGTACGACTGCTACGACTGGTGGTTCTGCCACAAGAAGATATCAAGATGA
- a CDS encoding amidohydrolase, with the protein MLIRSASIIRNGSLLKNIDILIEGNRISEVGRDLRPNDDEVIDARNMLAVPGLVNSHTHLAMTLLRGYADDMELIPWLRDKIWPLEARLRPSDIRAGVRLGCLELIRFGVTCYNDMYYFMDETAAATREMGIRGVLSGVLFDMRPELLRDVEPFIKKWRDDDLIKPAVGPHAVYTCSEETLLRAKEIAEKHDVMVHIHLSETREEVDTFVNQRHMTPVEFLENLGFLSENVVAAHCVWLTPRDMRILAERRVNVAHCPISNLKLASGIAPVATLIEQGVNVCLGTDGASSNNNLDIFEEMKVAAVVQKCSVGRSAILPADAVWRMATENAYRAFSLDIGIRPGALADLALINIRKPWFTPETSMLSHLVYSMPGEVSCTVCNGRVLMRDGVIEGEDRILDEAQRCYERLISEV; encoded by the coding sequence ATGCTAATCCGCAGCGCATCCATCATTCGGAACGGGTCTCTGCTGAAGAACATCGACATTCTCATCGAGGGGAACCGGATCTCCGAGGTTGGAAGGGATCTGAGACCCAATGATGATGAGGTCATAGATGCAAGAAACATGCTCGCAGTTCCAGGTCTGGTGAACAGCCACACGCATCTGGCCATGACGCTTCTAAGAGGCTATGCCGATGACATGGAGCTCATCCCATGGCTCCGGGATAAGATCTGGCCGCTCGAGGCCCGGCTGAGGCCATCTGATATCCGAGCGGGGGTGAGGCTGGGATGCCTTGAGCTGATAAGGTTCGGGGTGACGTGCTACAACGACATGTACTACTTCATGGATGAGACCGCTGCTGCGACGAGGGAGATGGGAATCAGGGGTGTGCTCTCAGGCGTGCTCTTCGATATGCGACCTGAGCTTCTCAGGGATGTCGAGCCGTTCATAAAAAAATGGAGGGACGATGATCTGATAAAGCCGGCAGTGGGACCGCATGCCGTCTACACATGCTCAGAGGAGACTCTTCTCAGGGCGAAGGAGATCGCGGAGAAGCATGATGTCATGGTACACATCCACCTCTCGGAGACCAGGGAGGAGGTCGATACATTTGTCAACCAGCGGCACATGACCCCCGTGGAGTTTCTGGAGAACCTCGGTTTTCTCAGCGAGAATGTAGTGGCAGCGCACTGCGTTTGGCTGACTCCAAGGGACATGAGAATTCTTGCGGAGAGGCGTGTGAACGTCGCCCACTGCCCGATAAGCAACCTCAAGCTCGCATCAGGCATCGCTCCGGTCGCGACACTCATCGAGCAGGGGGTGAATGTCTGCCTGGGAACGGATGGGGCTTCGAGCAACAACAACCTGGACATCTTCGAGGAGATGAAGGTTGCAGCCGTGGTCCAGAAGTGCTCGGTGGGACGTTCAGCAATACTTCCTGCAGACGCTGTCTGGCGGATGGCCACAGAGAACGCATACAGGGCATTCTCCCTTGATATCGGCATCAGGCCGGGAGCGCTCGCAGATCTCGCCTTGATCAACATCAGGAAGCCATGGTTCACTCCAGAGACATCGATGCTCTCACATCTTGTCTACAGCATGCCTGGAGAGGTAAGCTGCACGGTATGCAATGGAAGGGTGCTCATGAGGGATGGCGTGATCGAGGGCGAGGACAGGATACTGGACGAGGCGCAGCGCTGCTACGAGAGGCTGATATCAGAGGTGTAG
- a CDS encoding tRNA pseudouridine(54/55) synthase Pus10, with product MPSENQNDSCIAADIISTAMRILRLGPICDSCFGRQFAMLGTGMTNIERGRSMKTFMVMIADLLDSERSREMLQALAPSCKQARLRLGVEGGDETCWVCLGQMNPERLEDLADRAVNAFRGIEFSRFLVGTFMSGLLAENEELLLADGCSKHAEPMKSEINREVGKLIALKTGKQPDLSNPDIVVHLHLTDGHIDIQIQPLYIYGRYRKLQRGFPQTRWPCRVCGGKGCERCGNTGRMYRESVDELIRGPIVEAADAEDTVFHGAGREDIDARMLGSGRPFVVEVVRPRKRDLDLNALRDEINRRCSGKVEVSDLIFVDRSMVETVKNERFEKTYEALVEISTQVDEEKLKSALSKLVGFVEQRTPTRVSHRRADKVRRRAVHSAGLEELNGRMAKITVRCDSGLYVKELISGDGGRTRPSLAELLGSDARVVELDVIDVGGVSDAKITRIS from the coding sequence ATGCCCTCTGAAAATCAAAATGATAGCTGCATCGCAGCCGATATCATCTCGACCGCCATGAGGATCCTCCGCCTCGGCCCGATATGTGACAGCTGCTTTGGCAGGCAATTCGCCATGCTTGGTACGGGCATGACGAACATAGAGCGCGGGCGCTCCATGAAGACGTTCATGGTGATGATCGCAGACCTACTTGATTCTGAGAGGTCCAGAGAGATGCTGCAAGCGCTGGCCCCCTCCTGCAAACAGGCCAGGCTCAGGCTCGGGGTCGAGGGCGGGGATGAAACCTGCTGGGTCTGTCTCGGGCAGATGAATCCGGAGCGCCTGGAGGATCTGGCAGACAGAGCTGTGAATGCATTCAGAGGAATAGAATTCAGCCGTTTTCTGGTCGGCACGTTCATGAGTGGTCTTCTTGCTGAGAACGAGGAGCTTCTGCTCGCTGATGGTTGCTCCAAACACGCAGAGCCCATGAAGTCGGAGATCAACCGCGAGGTCGGGAAGCTGATAGCACTGAAGACCGGGAAGCAGCCAGATCTCAGCAATCCTGATATCGTCGTCCATCTCCATCTCACAGATGGGCACATAGATATACAGATCCAGCCGCTTTACATCTACGGACGGTACAGGAAGCTCCAGCGCGGATTTCCGCAGACGAGGTGGCCGTGCAGGGTCTGTGGCGGGAAGGGCTGCGAGAGGTGCGGCAACACGGGGCGAATGTACCGGGAGTCTGTGGATGAGCTCATAAGAGGTCCGATTGTGGAGGCGGCAGATGCTGAGGATACCGTATTTCATGGCGCCGGAAGAGAGGACATAGACGCCAGGATGCTCGGCAGCGGCCGGCCATTTGTTGTAGAGGTCGTGCGCCCACGCAAAAGGGATCTGGATCTGAACGCTCTCAGGGATGAGATAAACAGACGGTGCAGCGGCAAGGTCGAGGTCAGTGATCTCATCTTTGTCGATAGGTCCATGGTCGAGACCGTGAAGAATGAGAGGTTCGAGAAGACCTATGAGGCTCTTGTGGAGATCTCCACGCAGGTGGATGAAGAAAAGCTTAAATCCGCCCTCTCCAAATTGGTAGGTTTTGTAGAACAGCGTACGCCAACTCGCGTCTCTCACAGAAGGGCGGATAAGGTCCGCAGGAGGGCGGTGCACAGCGCCGGGCTGGAAGAGCTTAACGGCCGGATGGCGAAAATAACCGTCCGCTGTGACAGCGGCCTCTACGTTAAGGAGCTGATATCAGGGGACGGTGGCAGGACGAGGCCCAGCCTTGCGGAGCTTCTAGGATCAGACGCCAGGGTCGTGGAGCTGGATGTAATAGATGTAGGTGGAGTGTCCGATGCCAAAATCACACGGATTTCGTAA
- a CDS encoding 50S ribosomal protein L21e: MPKSHGFRKNTRDKLKKSVRERGISPVVRAIQDFAVGDRVHIIIDPSIHKGVPHPKFHGRTGTVVGRRGRAYVLEVPDQNAKKLVIALPEHLAAQK; this comes from the coding sequence ATGCCAAAATCACACGGATTTCGTAAGAACACCAGGGACAAGCTCAAGAAGAGCGTCAGGGAGAGGGGTATCTCTCCTGTGGTCAGGGCGATACAGGATTTCGCCGTTGGTGATAGGGTTCACATAATAATCGATCCCAGCATACACAAGGGAGTACCGCACCCGAAGTTTCATGGCAGAACAGGGACTGTGGTGGGCAGGAGAGGGAGAGCTTACGTGCTGGAGGTCCCGGATCAGAACGCAAAGAAGCTCGTTATAGCATTACCCGAGCACCTTGCTGCTCAGAAGTAG
- a CDS encoding RNA polymerase Rpb4 family protein: MIVKDVLKEELLTIAEVNALLNEIREKRSGEPEELGYELRRAMRHAELFSHGTPEDSRRLVEALLALEKVTPEIAVKIADLRPVTRDELRAIYAKEKFSLTEEELDAILDIVRRG, from the coding sequence ATGATAGTCAAGGACGTTCTGAAAGAGGAACTGCTCACGATAGCAGAGGTAAATGCGCTTCTCAACGAGATCCGGGAGAAAAGGTCTGGCGAGCCCGAGGAGCTTGGGTACGAGCTCAGAAGGGCCATGCGCCATGCAGAGCTCTTCTCCCACGGCACACCTGAGGATAGCAGGCGGCTCGTGGAAGCTCTCCTGGCTCTTGAGAAGGTTACCCCCGAGATAGCTGTGAAGATAGCGGACCTCAGGCCCGTGACCAGGGACGAGCTCAGGGCGATCTACGCGAAGGAGAAGTTCTCGCTGACAGAGGAAGAGCTGGACGCGATTCTCGATATAGTGCGCAGGGGGTAA
- a CDS encoding DUF655 domain-containing protein, producing the protein MPDARPPKRETVARILDYLPYGHVSEAITSYQKRPLVQAVGEGNFVLMEMTPKEGVVPTVGQRVDLTARDVIERVNRRISYSDLTNSAKLELGYEIQKIVLDNEERFIRYFNEAGPITTRMHGLELLPGIGKKLMWAILNERKKGPFKSFKDLSERVKGLHNPEKLIAKRIEEELMDDRIKYRVFTAEPKEPKPVEARRRP; encoded by the coding sequence TTGCCCGATGCCAGGCCTCCAAAGAGGGAAACAGTAGCCCGGATACTCGACTATCTCCCCTACGGGCACGTCTCGGAGGCCATAACAAGCTACCAGAAGCGGCCGCTTGTTCAGGCAGTGGGCGAGGGAAACTTCGTTCTGATGGAGATGACCCCGAAGGAGGGGGTCGTCCCGACGGTCGGGCAGCGCGTGGACCTGACAGCGCGCGATGTGATCGAGCGCGTGAACAGGAGAATCAGCTACAGCGATCTCACAAACAGCGCCAAGCTCGAGCTCGGGTATGAGATCCAGAAGATAGTGCTCGATAACGAGGAGAGGTTCATCAGGTACTTCAACGAGGCCGGACCCATCACAACAAGGATGCACGGTCTGGAGCTGCTCCCGGGCATAGGTAAGAAGCTGATGTGGGCAATACTCAACGAGCGCAAAAAAGGCCCTTTCAAGAGCTTTAAGGACCTGTCTGAGAGGGTGAAGGGTCTGCACAATCCTGAGAAGCTCATAGCGAAGCGTATCGAGGAGGAGCTCATGGACGACCGGATCAAGTACAGGGTCTTCACAGCAGAGCCGAAGGAGCCGAAGCCTGTCGAGGCCCGCAGAAGGCCGTGA
- the rsmA gene encoding 16S rRNA (adenine(1518)-N(6)/adenine(1519)-N(6))-dimethyltransferase RsmA — MEWLRGVGMKAGQHFLVDRGIAERIAGYADISPGDRVLEIGPGRGSLTEFLAARAGRVYAIEADPELARYVEDMFPNVEVIQGDALRVDLPEYNKVVSNLPYHISTKITLRLLRNPFDLMVLMYQREFVERMLASPGTRDYGRLSVNVSYYANVEILETVPRSAFRPMPHVSSSVVRLRPRADREQVDESMFSAISRDLFTKRRKKVKNALASIGVSDDVMLDLDPAILDARPEDLGVDEFVRIARAVSEHQSRNPLR; from the coding sequence GTGGAGTGGCTCAGAGGGGTCGGGATGAAGGCAGGGCAGCATTTTCTTGTGGACAGAGGGATCGCTGAGAGGATAGCCGGTTACGCTGATATATCGCCAGGAGACAGGGTGCTGGAGATAGGCCCGGGCAGGGGGAGCCTGACGGAGTTCCTGGCTGCGAGGGCCGGCAGGGTTTACGCGATAGAGGCGGATCCTGAACTAGCCCGTTACGTTGAGGATATGTTCCCCAATGTCGAGGTGATCCAGGGCGATGCGCTCCGAGTGGATCTGCCGGAGTACAACAAGGTCGTATCGAACCTCCCATACCATATCTCGACAAAGATAACTCTGAGGCTGCTCAGAAATCCCTTCGATCTCATGGTGCTGATGTACCAGAGGGAGTTCGTGGAGAGGATGCTCGCATCCCCCGGAACCAGGGATTACGGCAGGCTGAGCGTGAATGTCTCTTACTACGCGAATGTCGAGATCCTTGAGACCGTCCCAAGGTCCGCGTTCCGGCCCATGCCGCATGTCAGCTCATCTGTTGTTAGACTCAGGCCGAGGGCTGACAGGGAGCAGGTCGACGAATCGATGTTCTCCGCTATAAGCAGGGATCTCTTCACCAAGAGAAGGAAAAAGGTCAAGAACGCGCTGGCATCGATAGGCGTTTCTGATGATGTTATGCTCGATCTCGACCCCGCGATACTTGACGCGAGGCCTGAGGATCTCGGTGTTGATGAGTTCGTCCGGATCGCCAGGGCGGTTTCGGAGCATCAGTCGAGAAACCCGCTGCGCTAA
- a CDS encoding cyclic 2,3-diphosphoglycerate synthase — MSRERVLILGAAGRDFHNFNVLYRSDPTHLVVGFTAAQIPNIAFRVYPSEFTGPLYPEGIPIFPESNLEGLIGELEVDRCVLSYSDLSNQEVMEIAARVLSCGADFELVGRRTMLRSSKPVVAVCAVRTGAGKSQTARYVVDVLKSAGLNPVVIRHPMPYRDFRAVQRFSSPGDLAPLTIEEREEYEPHVMRGTAVYSGVDCERVLGEAEKEADIIVWDGGNNDLPFVRPDLWITVADAMRPGHELTHYPGSINFRCADIIVINKVNTASEDAVLFIERNAAQLNPRAGVFRAASAISVEDPDLIRGRRVLVIEDGPTLTHGGMHSGAGRIAAEICGASEIVDPRPFAVGSIREALERYGHIKDALPALGYYLEQMEELEESINRCDCETVVIATPVDLRRVIRINKPSTSVRYELVDPENRLADAIRKRLNRLGASA, encoded by the coding sequence ATGTCCAGAGAGAGGGTTCTGATCTTAGGGGCAGCAGGGCGGGACTTCCACAACTTCAACGTGCTCTATCGCTCAGATCCCACGCATCTGGTTGTCGGGTTCACGGCCGCCCAGATACCGAATATCGCATTTCGTGTCTATCCATCAGAATTCACAGGTCCGCTGTATCCTGAGGGCATACCCATATTCCCTGAGAGCAACCTCGAAGGACTGATCGGAGAGCTGGAGGTGGATAGATGCGTTCTCTCGTACAGCGATCTCAGCAACCAGGAGGTCATGGAGATCGCAGCCAGAGTGCTCTCCTGCGGTGCGGATTTCGAGCTTGTGGGCAGGAGAACCATGCTCCGCTCATCAAAACCGGTTGTCGCAGTGTGCGCGGTGAGGACCGGCGCGGGAAAGAGCCAGACCGCACGGTATGTGGTGGATGTGTTGAAATCCGCAGGTCTGAATCCTGTGGTGATCCGGCACCCCATGCCGTACAGGGATTTCCGCGCGGTCCAGAGGTTCTCATCTCCCGGTGATCTTGCTCCCCTTACCATCGAGGAGCGCGAGGAGTACGAACCTCACGTCATGAGGGGCACAGCTGTATATTCTGGAGTGGATTGCGAGAGGGTGCTCGGAGAGGCGGAGAAGGAGGCTGACATCATAGTCTGGGATGGAGGGAACAACGATCTTCCCTTTGTCAGACCCGATCTCTGGATCACCGTGGCGGACGCGATGCGCCCCGGGCATGAGCTCACACACTACCCTGGAAGCATCAACTTCAGATGCGCTGACATAATAGTGATAAACAAAGTGAACACCGCCTCTGAGGATGCTGTTCTGTTCATAGAGAGAAACGCTGCGCAGCTCAATCCCAGGGCAGGGGTCTTCAGAGCCGCCTCCGCCATAAGCGTGGAGGATCCGGATCTCATAAGGGGCAGGAGGGTTCTGGTGATCGAGGACGGCCCAACCCTGACGCACGGAGGCATGCATTCAGGAGCAGGCAGGATCGCAGCGGAGATCTGCGGCGCCTCGGAGATCGTGGATCCGAGGCCGTTTGCTGTTGGAAGCATCCGTGAGGCGCTAGAGAGGTACGGTCACATCAAAGATGCCCTACCAGCGCTGGGCTATTACCTGGAGCAGATGGAGGAGCTCGAGGAGAGCATCAACAGATGTGACTGCGAGACGGTGGTCATCGCCACGCCGGTTGATCTGCGCCGCGTGATACGCATAAACAAACCATCGACTTCTGTGAGGTACGAGCTCGTCGACCCTGAGAACAGACTTGCTGACGCGATACGCAAGCGCCTGAACCGGCTGGGAGCATCTGCGTAA
- a CDS encoding helix-turn-helix domain-containing protein, translated as MNSEGEFSNIRGLLAEKIAGEITLSQNPGETLRKWRRNFGISQTELSNYLGISPSVISDYESGRRRSPGILIVSKIIDALLKIDELRGCNVLRAYESMFGDMVGLSAICSVCEYARPVTLAEFMAEIDATLICGSTDVQINGYTIIDSIKAILELLPEQFYKIYGRSTARALIFTGVTRGRSPLVAIRVSNLKPGAVILQGIEAERVDPVAVKIARVENIPLLTTLLSPEELSSSLSRI; from the coding sequence ATGAATTCTGAGGGTGAGTTCTCAAACATCAGGGGCTTGCTGGCCGAAAAGATCGCCGGCGAGATAACGCTTTCCCAGAACCCTGGCGAGACCCTCAGAAAGTGGCGCCGGAACTTCGGGATAAGCCAGACAGAGCTCTCTAACTACCTGGGCATATCACCAAGCGTAATAAGCGACTACGAGAGCGGCAGGCGACGATCACCAGGCATACTGATCGTCAGCAAGATCATCGATGCGCTTCTCAAGATAGACGAGCTGAGAGGATGCAACGTTCTGCGCGCATACGAGAGCATGTTCGGGGATATGGTGGGACTCAGCGCGATATGCTCTGTCTGCGAGTATGCCAGGCCGGTCACGCTTGCGGAGTTCATGGCAGAGATCGATGCGACTCTTATATGCGGAAGCACGGATGTGCAGATCAACGGCTACACGATAATCGATAGCATAAAGGCGATACTGGAGCTTCTGCCCGAGCAGTTCTACAAGATCTATGGCCGGAGCACGGCCAGAGCGCTTATATTCACAGGTGTCACAAGGGGGAGATCGCCGCTGGTCGCGATAAGGGTGTCAAACCTGAAGCCAGGGGCGGTCATCCTCCAGGGCATAGAGGCTGAGCGCGTGGATCCGGTGGCTGTGAAGATCGCAAGGGTGGAGAACATACCCCTTCTTACCACGCTGCTCTCGCCAGAGGAGCTATCCAGCAGCCTGAGCAGGATATGA
- a CDS encoding hydroxymethylglutaryl-CoA synthase codes for MGVGIVSYGVYIPRYRIKVDEIARVWGEVEDVARSLNVYEKAVPDLDEDTATIAVEAARNAISRANIDPRRIGAIYTGSESHPYAVKPTGTIVGEAIGCSHSHTVADMEFACKAGTAALQACMGLVRSGMIELGLAIGADVSQGAPGDALEYTAAAGGAAYVVGAGDLIAEIEGTYSFTTDTPDFWRREGMPYPEHGGRFTGEPAYFKHVTSAARGLMEMLGRKPEDYDYAVFHQPNGKFPVRVAAKLGFTKEQIAPGLVVPLIGNTYSGSTLIGLAATLDQAKPGESIFVTSFGSGAGSDAFSIVVTDRINDVRDRAPSVRDYIAIAEYIDYARYAKHKGKLRL; via the coding sequence TTGGGCGTCGGTATAGTCAGCTACGGTGTTTACATTCCGAGGTACAGGATAAAGGTCGATGAGATTGCCAGGGTCTGGGGAGAGGTGGAGGATGTCGCTAGGAGCCTCAACGTCTACGAGAAGGCGGTTCCCGATCTGGATGAGGATACCGCCACCATCGCTGTTGAGGCCGCCAGAAACGCGATATCCAGAGCGAATATCGATCCGCGCAGGATAGGCGCGATATACACAGGCTCTGAGAGCCATCCGTATGCTGTTAAGCCGACCGGCACCATCGTCGGCGAGGCGATCGGCTGTTCTCATTCTCATACAGTTGCTGATATGGAGTTTGCCTGCAAGGCAGGCACAGCGGCTCTGCAGGCATGCATGGGTCTCGTCAGGTCAGGCATGATAGAGCTGGGGCTGGCCATAGGCGCAGACGTGAGCCAGGGCGCACCTGGAGACGCTCTGGAGTACACAGCAGCTGCTGGCGGTGCAGCGTATGTTGTCGGCGCCGGGGATCTCATCGCGGAGATAGAGGGCACCTACTCATTCACCACCGATACTCCGGATTTCTGGCGGAGGGAGGGGATGCCGTATCCGGAGCATGGCGGGAGGTTCACAGGTGAGCCGGCATACTTCAAGCACGTGACATCTGCCGCTAGAGGGCTAATGGAGATGCTGGGGAGAAAGCCGGAGGATTACGATTATGCTGTCTTCCATCAGCCAAACGGGAAGTTCCCCGTGAGGGTCGCGGCGAAGCTCGGATTCACAAAGGAGCAGATCGCCCCAGGGCTTGTGGTTCCGCTCATAGGAAACACCTACTCCGGCTCAACCCTCATAGGCCTGGCGGCGACGCTCGACCAGGCGAAGCCGGGGGAGAGCATCTTCGTCACCAGCTTCGGCTCCGGCGCTGGAAGCGATGCATTCAGCATCGTCGTCACGGATAGGATAAATGATGTCAGAGATCGTGCCCCGAGCGTTAGGGATTACATAGCAATAGCTGAGTACATCGACTACGCGAGATACGCGAAGCACAAGGGGAAGCTCAGACTATGA
- a CDS encoding thiolase domain-containing protein: MRAVSIIGVGCTRFGERWDSSLRDLVVETGIAAIEDAGVAGEAIDALYVGNMSGGRFVEQEHIGALIADYAGLSRLHIPSTRVEAACASGGLALREAFLAVASGYADIVIAAGVEKMTDVSSGVAADALAAAADREWECFFGATFPALYAMIARLHMRRYGTTREQLAQVAVKNHHHGHMNPIAQYHTEIKVEDVVSSPLVADPLRVLDCSPITDGAAALVLAPSDIASRYCDTPIRILASAQASDSLALHDRRDITTLDATVYAAKKAFAQARLTPEDIDVAEVHDCFTIGEILAIEDLGFFPKGEGGAATEEGRTAIGGDVAVNTSGGLKACGHPVGATGIKQAYEIVLQLRGEAGKRQVDDAEIGLTHNVGGSGGTALVHILSR; the protein is encoded by the coding sequence ATGAGGGCTGTATCAATCATCGGGGTCGGATGCACGCGGTTCGGCGAACGCTGGGACAGCTCCCTGCGCGATCTGGTCGTGGAGACAGGCATCGCCGCGATAGAGGACGCTGGAGTTGCAGGCGAGGCCATAGACGCTCTCTATGTTGGAAACATGAGCGGCGGCAGGTTCGTGGAGCAGGAGCACATAGGTGCTCTGATAGCTGACTATGCGGGTCTCTCAAGGCTGCACATCCCATCGACCAGGGTCGAGGCTGCATGCGCATCAGGCGGTCTCGCCCTTCGGGAGGCGTTCCTGGCGGTCGCCAGCGGATACGCGGACATAGTCATAGCAGCCGGCGTTGAGAAGATGACCGATGTCTCCAGCGGCGTTGCTGCTGACGCTCTTGCGGCAGCTGCAGACAGGGAGTGGGAGTGCTTCTTCGGCGCGACGTTTCCAGCGCTGTACGCGATGATCGCGAGGCTTCACATGCGCAGGTACGGCACGACGAGAGAGCAGCTCGCGCAGGTGGCTGTGAAGAACCATCACCACGGCCACATGAATCCGATCGCTCAGTACCATACGGAGATAAAGGTGGAGGATGTGGTGAGCTCCCCGCTGGTCGCAGATCCCCTCAGGGTCCTGGACTGCTCGCCGATAACCGACGGAGCGGCTGCTCTTGTCCTCGCGCCATCAGATATCGCATCCAGGTACTGTGACACGCCCATCAGGATCCTGGCTAGCGCGCAGGCGAGCGACAGCCTCGCGCTCCACGACCGGAGAGACATAACAACGCTGGACGCGACGGTCTACGCAGCTAAGAAGGCATTCGCTCAGGCGCGGTTAACCCCAGAGGATATAGATGTGGCGGAGGTCCATGACTGCTTCACCATAGGGGAGATCCTAGCAATCGAGGATCTCGGGTTCTTCCCGAAGGGCGAGGGCGGAGCTGCGACAGAGGAGGGGAGGACCGCCATTGGAGGGGATGTCGCAGTCAACACCTCTGGTGGGTTGAAGGCATGCGGACATCCGGTGGGCGCCACGGGAATAAAGCAGGCTTACGAGATCGTGCTCCAGCTCAGAGGCGAGGCTGGAAAGCGTCAGGTGGATGATGCTGAGATAGGTCTGACGCACAACGTCGGCGGCTCCGGAGGAACCGCACTGGTGCACATACTCTCGAGGTGA
- a CDS encoding Zn-ribbon domain-containing OB-fold protein → MPQRYNLIGTHCKSCGEYYFPPRTLCPNCRRTGQMEEHRFRGTGTVITYTTIYSATEDFERLTPYNLAIIQLDEGPKLTGQVVCSPEDMKIGMRVRPVFRILGKEGERGIIYYGTKFAPADDAP, encoded by the coding sequence ATACCCCAGAGGTACAACCTGATAGGAACGCACTGCAAGAGCTGTGGCGAGTATTACTTCCCCCCAAGGACGCTCTGTCCGAACTGCAGGCGAACGGGCCAGATGGAGGAGCACAGGTTCAGGGGTACAGGCACCGTGATCACATACACGACGATATACAGCGCGACAGAGGACTTCGAGAGGCTCACTCCGTACAACCTGGCGATAATCCAGCTCGACGAGGGACCAAAGCTCACAGGACAGGTGGTTTGCTCGCCTGAGGATATGAAAATAGGCATGCGTGTCAGGCCTGTTTTCAGGATACTCGGAAAGGAGGGGGAGAGGGGCATAATATACTACGGCACCAAGTTCGCTCCTGCAGATGATGCTCCCTAA